The Microlunatus antarcticus genome window below encodes:
- a CDS encoding response regulator, translating into MRVVIAEDDPLLREGLSLLLRAESIDVVATADDAASLLAAVGEHDPDVAIVDVRMPPTHTDEGIVAAVEARRRQPGLAVLVLSAYVEQSFATDLLATGAAGLGYLLKERVGRVEEFLVALHRIADGGTAIDPEVVEQLLTRRPARSALTRLSPRELEVLALMAEGLGNAAIGRSLVITDGAVHKHIRSIFAKLDLAPDDQADRRVVAVLRYLNEGASR; encoded by the coding sequence GTGCGGGTCGTGATCGCCGAGGACGACCCGCTGCTGCGGGAGGGGCTGAGCCTGCTGCTGCGCGCCGAGTCGATCGACGTCGTGGCCACGGCCGACGACGCCGCCTCGTTGCTCGCCGCGGTGGGGGAGCACGACCCGGACGTGGCCATCGTCGACGTCCGGATGCCGCCGACGCACACCGACGAGGGCATCGTGGCGGCCGTCGAGGCTCGCCGGCGGCAGCCCGGGCTCGCGGTGCTGGTGCTCTCGGCGTACGTCGAGCAGAGCTTCGCCACCGACCTGCTGGCCACGGGCGCGGCGGGGCTCGGCTACCTGCTCAAGGAGCGGGTCGGCCGGGTCGAGGAGTTCCTGGTCGCGCTGCACCGCATCGCCGACGGCGGTACGGCCATCGACCCGGAGGTCGTCGAGCAGCTGCTCACCCGGCGCCCGGCGCGGAGCGCGCTGACCCGGCTCAGCCCGCGCGAGCTCGAGGTGCTCGCGCTCATGGCCGAGGGCCTCGGGAACGCGGCCATCGGACGTTCCCTGGTCATCACCGACGGGGCGGTGCACAAGCACATCCGCAGCATCTTCGCCAAGCTGGACCTGGCGCCCGACGACCAGGCCGACCGGCGCGTGGTCGCCGTGCTGCGCTACCTGAACGAGGGCGCGTCGCGCTGA
- a CDS encoding GNAT family N-acetyltransferase has translation MEPGTRAIVELAWARRLGLPDDALEPGTSWRLTRVDSSVAMFVSLWEHRVLVGPDWLLDRAEGVDDGVLASGPGLLGLTAETADGAAPGRLLGAGILSFTDRYVEHEALETVVVADDPQAVHDLERQCPPDDVTEVGLGRMADRFVLLDDREAPDAGSGYDEWQGILANVGVLVPPALRRSGRGLLAGAMATNDALDSGLVAQWRCRAENVASLGLARRLGYEPVGTQTTVALA, from the coding sequence GTGGAACCTGGGACGCGCGCGATCGTGGAGCTGGCGTGGGCGCGCCGGCTCGGGCTGCCGGACGACGCCCTCGAGCCGGGCACGTCGTGGCGGCTCACCCGGGTCGACAGCTCGGTGGCGATGTTCGTCAGCCTGTGGGAGCACCGCGTGCTCGTCGGGCCGGACTGGCTGCTCGACCGCGCCGAGGGCGTCGACGACGGCGTGCTGGCGTCGGGTCCCGGCCTGCTCGGGCTGACCGCGGAGACGGCCGACGGGGCGGCGCCGGGCCGGCTGCTGGGGGCGGGGATCCTGTCCTTCACCGACCGCTACGTCGAGCACGAGGCCCTGGAGACGGTCGTCGTCGCCGACGACCCGCAGGCCGTGCACGACCTCGAGCGGCAGTGCCCGCCGGACGACGTGACCGAGGTCGGCCTCGGGCGGATGGCCGACCGCTTCGTCCTGCTCGACGACCGCGAGGCCCCCGACGCCGGGTCGGGCTACGACGAGTGGCAGGGCATCCTCGCGAACGTAGGCGTCCTGGTCCCGCCCGCGCTGCGCCGGTCCGGGCGTGGCCTGCTCGCCGGAGCGATGGCGACGAACGACGCGCTCGACTCCGGCCTCGTCGCGCAGTGGCGGTGCCGCGCCGAGAACGTCGCCTCCCTGGGCCTGGCCCGCCGCCTCGGCTACGAGCCGGTCGGCACGCAGACCACGGTCGCGCTCGCCTAG
- a CDS encoding sensor histidine kinase, producing MTRSRRVLLLNAALGLGIAWFCWVGAHVPWARSDGDRSTYDGPRNREPGDGRGPFDRGDDAFQAVAVSWVAVPFLLLLAAGVALRWRWPRAAFVACAVGVGGFFGVTTFFGPVLLALALTVYPMAATLPVRRWVGLLALLVPVVLAAHHGEAYLGALDPILYAELVMAVAFAVLPALLALLRRGRREAVLRDREEDRRRTAYEERLRIAREVHDVVGHSLSVVTMQAGVALHVLDKQRAAGTPVSPEVSESLEAIRRSSRDALAELRTTLGMFREPAGESRAPTAGLDRLDDLVGALRAAGRRIEVVRPPDPGPPLPAAVDQAAFRIVQEGLTNVVRHAGEARATVRILRERGALVVEVSDDGPGAPRLEEGNGIRGMRERAASLGGTVTLGAGAHGGFVLRADLPLVDLDHPVTA from the coding sequence GTGACCCGATCGCGCCGGGTCCTGCTGCTCAACGCGGCCCTCGGGCTGGGTATCGCCTGGTTCTGCTGGGTCGGGGCGCACGTCCCCTGGGCCCGCTCGGACGGAGACCGTTCGACCTACGACGGACCGCGGAACCGGGAACCGGGCGACGGGCGGGGTCCCTTCGACCGCGGCGACGACGCCTTCCAGGCCGTGGCGGTCTCGTGGGTGGCCGTCCCGTTCCTGCTGCTGCTCGCCGCCGGGGTGGCGCTGCGCTGGCGGTGGCCGCGCGCGGCCTTCGTGGCCTGCGCGGTCGGGGTGGGCGGCTTCTTCGGCGTGACCACGTTCTTCGGACCGGTGCTGCTGGCCCTGGCCCTCACCGTCTACCCGATGGCGGCCACGCTGCCGGTCCGGCGCTGGGTCGGACTGCTGGCCCTCCTGGTCCCGGTCGTGCTGGCGGCGCACCACGGCGAGGCCTACCTCGGTGCGCTCGACCCGATCCTCTACGCCGAGCTCGTGATGGCCGTCGCCTTCGCCGTGCTCCCCGCCCTCCTGGCCCTGCTGCGCCGCGGCCGGCGGGAGGCCGTGCTCCGCGACCGCGAGGAGGACCGCCGCCGGACCGCGTACGAGGAACGGCTGCGGATCGCCCGCGAGGTGCACGACGTCGTCGGGCACAGCCTGTCGGTCGTCACCATGCAGGCCGGTGTCGCGCTGCACGTGCTCGACAAGCAGCGCGCGGCGGGGACGCCGGTCTCGCCGGAGGTGAGTGAGTCGCTGGAGGCGATCCGGCGCTCGAGCCGGGACGCGCTGGCCGAGCTCCGGACGACGCTGGGGATGTTCCGGGAGCCGGCGGGCGAGTCGCGGGCGCCGACGGCGGGGCTCGACCGGCTCGACGACCTCGTCGGGGCGCTGCGGGCCGCGGGTCGCCGCATCGAGGTCGTCCGTCCCCCCGACCCAGGGCCTCCGCTGCCGGCCGCCGTCGACCAGGCCGCGTTCCGGATCGTGCAGGAGGGCCTGACGAACGTGGTCCGCCACGCCGGCGAGGCCCGGGCCACCGTACGGATCCTCCGCGAGCGCGGCGCGCTGGTCGTCGAGGTGAGCGACGACGGCCCGGGTGCTCCCCGCCTCGAGGAGGGCAACGGCATCCGCGGCATGCGCGAGCGGGCCGCCTCGCTCGGCGGCACCGTGACGCTCGGTGCCGGGGCGCACGGCGGGTTCGTGCTGCGGGCGGACCTGCCACTCGTCGACCTCGACCACCCGGTGACCGCGTGA
- a CDS encoding epimerase produces the protein MNGARAVLAGASGFLGPRLAQDLRTRGYDVVVVGRRGPDVRWDDRAALDAAVDGADLVVNLAGRSVGCRYTDAHREEIYLSRTRTTGALGDAVRRAVRPPRLWLNASTATIYRHATDRPQTEDDGELGEGFSVDVARDWERTFFAGELPATRRVALRMAIVLGDGPALNKLLTAARLGMGGPQQDGWWFPHRRYRGIGPTPTGPPRWRGHHDTRDGDQRFSWIHVDDLVAAVAFLDEHDEVAGPVNLAAPGTSTNRALMAALGRAGHAPFGLPAPRWLLEIGMVVLRQESELVLKSRWAVPERLLDAGFTFRWPELDAAVADLVPGATR, from the coding sequence ATGAACGGTGCACGCGCGGTCCTGGCCGGGGCCTCCGGCTTCCTCGGCCCGCGGCTGGCGCAGGACCTGCGGACACGCGGGTACGACGTCGTGGTCGTCGGGCGTCGCGGGCCGGACGTGCGCTGGGACGACCGGGCGGCGCTCGACGCCGCCGTCGACGGCGCCGACCTCGTGGTCAACCTCGCCGGGCGTAGCGTCGGCTGCCGCTACACCGACGCCCACCGCGAGGAGATCTACCTCTCGCGGACCCGGACGACCGGCGCGCTCGGCGACGCCGTACGCCGCGCCGTACGACCGCCGCGGCTGTGGCTGAACGCGAGCACCGCGACGATCTACCGCCACGCGACCGACCGACCGCAGACCGAGGACGACGGCGAGCTCGGCGAGGGCTTCTCCGTCGACGTGGCGCGCGACTGGGAGCGCACGTTCTTCGCCGGCGAGCTGCCGGCGACCCGACGGGTGGCGCTGCGGATGGCGATCGTGCTCGGCGACGGTCCGGCGCTCAACAAGCTGCTCACCGCCGCCCGCCTCGGAATGGGCGGCCCGCAGCAGGACGGGTGGTGGTTCCCGCACCGGCGCTACCGCGGCATCGGGCCGACCCCGACGGGGCCGCCCCGGTGGCGGGGTCACCACGACACCCGTGACGGCGACCAGCGCTTCAGCTGGATCCACGTCGACGACCTGGTCGCGGCGGTCGCGTTCCTCGACGAGCACGACGAGGTGGCCGGCCCGGTGAACCTCGCCGCACCCGGCACCAGCACGAACCGTGCGCTGATGGCCGCCCTCGGCCGGGCCGGGCACGCCCCCTTCGGGCTACCCGCACCGCGGTGGCTCCTGGAGATCGGGATGGTCGTGCTGCGCCAGGAGTCCGAGCTCGTGCTCAAGAGCCGCTGGGCCGTCCCGGAACGTCTTCTCGACGCCGGCTTCACGTTCCGCTGGCCCGAGCTCGACGCCGCGGTCGCGGACCTCGTCCCGGGCGCCACCCGCTAG
- a CDS encoding SHOCT domain-containing protein produces MPPHGPDGAALTDAAAQHAQWAAHGGPNPIFGGLMFLLFLLLVAGTLVYLRRTGQLGALPWARRPTSPEHEAREILATRFATGDLSSDEFLERASVLNWTPGVEPLPVPRGRKR; encoded by the coding sequence ATGCCACCACACGGACCCGACGGCGCTGCTCTGACCGACGCCGCCGCCCAGCACGCCCAGTGGGCCGCCCACGGCGGACCCAACCCCATCTTCGGAGGTCTCATGTTCCTGCTCTTCCTGCTGCTGGTCGCCGGCACGCTCGTCTACCTGCGCCGCACCGGCCAGCTCGGTGCGCTCCCCTGGGCCCGCCGGCCCACCAGCCCGGAGCACGAGGCGCGCGAGATCCTCGCCACCCGCTTCGCCACCGGCGACCTCTCCAGCGACGAGTTCCTGGAGCGCGCCAGCGTCCTGAACTGGACGCCGGGCGTCGAGCCGCTCCCGGTGCCGCGCGGACGCAAGCGCTGA
- a CDS encoding LacI family DNA-binding transcriptional regulator, producing the protein MPRVTLKTVAAAVGVSPATVSNAYNRPDQLSAELRERILAVAAELGFTGPDAAGRALRTGRSGAVGVLLTGYLSYAFSDPYAVGLLAGLASAVEGTTTSIVLLPLHYDADGVPDLSVVRQASIDALALLSVPATHPVADLARARGISLVTTDPLDDPGASWVAIDDRRTGTLVGEHLAGLGHTDVVVVAPVDDAPPGSEVRLVEPPRLDFADYAARLSGLSDALDGRITLVTAGQNDFGSGERVAAWLLARGPLPTAVVGLSDVLALGVLEGLNAADVDVPGTVSVCGFDDIPAAAPRGLTTVRQPIVERGREIGRMLLDPDEAPRQVLMPVELVVRRSTGPTRTV; encoded by the coding sequence GTGCCGCGGGTGACGCTCAAGACGGTGGCGGCCGCGGTCGGGGTCTCCCCGGCCACGGTCTCCAACGCCTACAACCGTCCCGACCAGCTGTCCGCCGAGCTGCGGGAACGGATCCTCGCGGTCGCGGCCGAGCTCGGGTTCACCGGGCCGGACGCGGCCGGGCGGGCGCTGCGGACGGGACGTTCCGGCGCGGTGGGCGTGCTGCTGACCGGCTACCTCTCGTACGCGTTCTCCGACCCGTACGCGGTCGGCCTGCTCGCCGGGCTGGCCTCGGCGGTGGAGGGCACGACCACCTCGATCGTGCTGCTGCCGCTGCACTACGACGCCGACGGCGTCCCCGACCTGTCGGTCGTCCGGCAGGCCAGCATCGACGCCCTCGCGCTGCTGTCGGTCCCGGCGACGCACCCGGTCGCCGACCTCGCCCGGGCTCGCGGGATCAGCCTGGTCACGACCGACCCGCTCGACGACCCCGGCGCCAGCTGGGTGGCGATCGACGACCGGCGTACGGGGACCCTGGTCGGCGAGCACCTCGCGGGCCTCGGGCACACCGACGTCGTCGTGGTCGCGCCCGTCGACGACGCGCCGCCGGGGTCGGAGGTGCGGTTGGTCGAGCCGCCGCGTCTGGACTTCGCCGACTACGCCGCCCGCCTGTCGGGGCTGTCGGACGCCCTCGACGGCCGAATCACGCTCGTCACCGCGGGGCAGAACGACTTCGGCTCGGGCGAGCGCGTCGCGGCATGGCTCCTCGCCCGCGGTCCCCTGCCTACGGCCGTCGTCGGCCTCAGCGACGTGCTCGCCCTCGGCGTGCTGGAGGGCCTCAACGCGGCCGACGTGGACGTCCCGGGGACGGTCTCGGTCTGCGGCTTCGACGACATCCCGGCGGCCGCGCCGCGCGGCCTGACCACCGTCCGGCAGCCGATCGTCGAGCGCGGCCGCGAGATCGGCCGGATGCTCCTCGACCCCGACGAGGCACCGCGCCAGGTCCTGATGCCCGTCGAGCTCGTCGTCCGGCGCAGCACAGGTCCGACCCGCACCGTCTGA
- a CDS encoding response regulator transcription factor has product MTSPGRDPDARIRVAVVDDQPLVRMGLRTLINSEDDLELVGEAEDGRAGLELVRRVRPDVVLMDIRMPRLDGIAALRAVAADPTLAGVRVIVLTTFETDEHVFDALQAGAAGFLIKDAEPADMLRAVRLAAAGESLLSPSVTRRVIDSFSARGPVRRAHDRLGDLTEREREVLALIGEGLSNDEIGTRLVVSPATARTHVSRVMTKLGARDRAQLVVIAYQSGLVR; this is encoded by the coding sequence GTGACCAGCCCGGGGCGCGACCCGGACGCGCGCATCCGGGTCGCCGTCGTCGACGACCAGCCGCTGGTCCGGATGGGCCTGCGGACGTTGATCAACTCGGAGGACGACCTCGAGCTCGTCGGCGAGGCCGAGGACGGCCGGGCCGGTCTCGAGCTCGTCCGCCGGGTGCGTCCCGACGTGGTCCTGATGGACATCCGGATGCCCCGGCTCGACGGCATCGCCGCGCTCCGGGCGGTGGCCGCGGACCCGACGCTGGCGGGCGTCCGGGTGATCGTGCTGACCACGTTCGAGACCGACGAGCACGTCTTCGACGCCCTGCAGGCGGGTGCGGCCGGCTTCCTGATCAAGGACGCCGAGCCGGCCGACATGCTGCGCGCGGTCCGGCTGGCGGCGGCGGGGGAGTCCCTGCTCTCCCCGTCGGTGACCCGGCGGGTGATCGACTCGTTCAGCGCCCGCGGACCCGTACGCCGCGCGCACGACCGCCTCGGCGACCTCACCGAGCGCGAGCGCGAGGTGCTGGCGCTGATCGGCGAGGGCCTGAGCAACGACGAGATCGGCACCCGGCTCGTGGTCAGCCCGGCGACGGCCCGGACGCACGTGAGCCGGGTGATGACCAAGCTCGGCGCGCGCGACCGGGCGCAGCTCGTGGTGATCGCCTACCAGTCGGGCCTGGTGCGCTGA
- a CDS encoding CPBP family intramembrane glutamic endopeptidase, whose translation MTSDSVTDTRPATTPSPPSGTVQLVRRHPTAAFFVLAFGLSWLAWAPYVLGGTGLGLLPFSVPGGQLLGVLPGAFLGPLTAAFIVTSVVDGRAGLRHWGARLVRFKVGWRWYAAVLIGVPAILITTTLLLPGALGNVANPDLSLLALYLPMLVLQFFTTAMAEEPGWRDFALPRLQVRFGAVRGTVLLGTLWGCWHLPLFLSDWGGWPDVPLLAPVEFVAACIPLSLVMTWVFNRTGQSLPIVMMLHAGINSTYSSVWSRIFPTLDVVRDPVHVQLVATTVVALVLIVATRGRLGLSTVTSPSTPG comes from the coding sequence ATGACCTCGGATTCCGTGACCGATACCCGTCCGGCGACCACCCCGTCGCCGCCTTCCGGCACCGTCCAGCTCGTCCGTCGCCACCCGACCGCCGCGTTCTTCGTGCTCGCCTTCGGCCTCAGCTGGCTGGCCTGGGCCCCGTACGTCCTCGGCGGCACCGGCCTGGGCTTACTGCCCTTCAGCGTCCCGGGTGGCCAGCTCCTGGGTGTCCTGCCCGGGGCGTTCCTGGGTCCGCTGACGGCGGCGTTCATCGTGACCTCGGTCGTCGACGGCCGCGCCGGACTGCGCCACTGGGGTGCCCGGCTGGTCCGCTTCAAGGTCGGCTGGCGCTGGTACGCCGCCGTGCTGATCGGCGTGCCGGCCATCCTGATCACCACCACGCTGCTGCTGCCCGGCGCCTTGGGGAACGTGGCGAACCCGGACCTGAGCCTGCTCGCCCTCTACCTGCCGATGCTCGTCCTGCAGTTCTTCACCACCGCGATGGCGGAGGAGCCGGGCTGGCGCGACTTCGCCCTGCCCCGCCTGCAGGTCCGCTTCGGCGCCGTCCGCGGAACCGTCCTGCTCGGCACGCTCTGGGGCTGCTGGCACCTGCCGCTCTTCCTGAGCGACTGGGGCGGCTGGCCGGACGTCCCGCTGCTGGCGCCCGTCGAGTTCGTCGCCGCGTGCATCCCGTTGAGCCTGGTCATGACCTGGGTCTTCAACCGGACGGGTCAGAGCCTGCCGATCGTGATGATGCTGCACGCCGGGATCAACAGCACCTACAGCTCGGTGTGGAGCCGGATCTTCCCGACGCTGGACGTCGTCCGCGACCCCGTCCACGTGCAGCTGGTCGCCACGACGGTCGTCGCGCTGGTGCTGATCGTCGCGACCCGCGGCCGGCTCGGTCTCTCCACGGTCACCTCGCCGTCGACACCTGGTTGA
- a CDS encoding FadR/GntR family transcriptional regulator, with the protein MSAVEVAFEGLRAMISTGRLGAGQRFPIEAHLCAELGVSRSSLREAVRMLAALGVVETRQGSGTYVSRLRAADIVGSLTLTVGLLPLEGLLEIYELRRVLEGHAAAGAAARRPDSLVPELDDLLTRIEATDDPDLTAELDHRFHSMCAEAGGNPTLAALLEVFRSRSRSYQIFTSPSGPTIKRVSDEGHRAIADAIAARDPGAAETAACAHVAETERWLRRLQPPPAG; encoded by the coding sequence GTGTCGGCAGTCGAGGTCGCCTTCGAGGGGCTGCGCGCCATGATCTCGACCGGGCGGCTGGGCGCCGGGCAGCGCTTCCCGATCGAGGCCCACCTCTGCGCGGAGCTCGGCGTGTCGCGGAGCTCGCTGCGCGAGGCCGTCCGGATGCTGGCCGCCCTGGGCGTGGTCGAGACGCGCCAGGGTTCGGGCACCTACGTGTCCCGGCTGCGGGCGGCCGACATCGTCGGCAGCCTGACCCTCACCGTCGGGCTGCTGCCCCTGGAGGGGTTGCTCGAGATCTACGAGCTGCGACGGGTCCTCGAGGGTCACGCGGCCGCCGGGGCCGCAGCGCGACGGCCGGACTCCCTGGTGCCGGAGCTGGACGACCTGCTGACCCGCATCGAGGCCACCGACGATCCCGACCTGACGGCCGAGCTCGACCACCGGTTCCACTCGATGTGCGCCGAGGCCGGTGGCAACCCGACCCTGGCCGCGCTCCTCGAGGTGTTCCGCAGCCGGAGCCGGAGCTACCAGATCTTCACCTCGCCCAGCGGCCCGACGATCAAGCGGGTCAGCGACGAGGGCCACCGGGCCATCGCCGACGCCATCGCCGCCCGGGACCCCGGAGCCGCCGAGACCGCGGCCTGCGCCCACGTGGCGGAGACGGAGCGATGGCTCCGACGGCTGCAGCCTCCGCCTGCCGGCTGA
- a CDS encoding sensor histidine kinase produces the protein MDGDQAAVAQRPARRGELGQTAGQSLGQSLAHRLRRAVDALEQILAGLATGVLALLVLVAVLAVAALCLVGVGVLVVPTAARLVRAVADRERSRVSRSGRPLPPAGVSPGTAREVVRDPVVRRELGWLVLHGTVGVVVGLIGLTLPLWVVQDVTYPLWYRATDHAPSVVFARVDGFGDALLVALLGLAFAALFVAVGPAVARLQSWPGRALLAPLGGDLTRRVAELVSTRAAALDAHAAELRRIERSLHDGSQNRLVAANVLIGAARRAVVRDPATADELLEKAQAATEQALAELRGVVRSILPPVLDRGLAEALHGLAVGSPVPCVVAVDLAERCAASVEATAYFAAAEAVSNTRHSGARQVRVDARTVAGELRLRVADDGHGGADGRSGSGLTGIRRRVEAYDGTFRLDSPAGGPTTVEVALPCGS, from the coding sequence GTGGACGGTGACCAGGCAGCCGTCGCCCAGCGACCGGCGCGTCGGGGCGAGCTCGGGCAGACCGCCGGCCAGAGCCTCGGCCAGAGCCTCGCGCACCGGCTGCGCCGGGCGGTCGACGCCCTCGAGCAGATCCTCGCCGGCCTCGCGACCGGCGTGCTCGCGCTCCTCGTCCTCGTCGCGGTCCTGGCGGTCGCCGCGCTCTGCCTGGTCGGCGTGGGGGTGCTCGTCGTCCCGACCGCGGCGCGGCTGGTCCGCGCCGTCGCCGACCGGGAACGTTCCCGGGTGTCGCGCTCGGGTCGACCGCTGCCGCCGGCCGGGGTGTCGCCCGGCACCGCCCGGGAGGTGGTGCGCGACCCGGTCGTCCGCCGCGAGCTCGGGTGGCTCGTGCTGCACGGGACCGTCGGCGTCGTCGTCGGGCTGATCGGCCTGACGCTGCCCCTGTGGGTCGTGCAGGACGTGACCTACCCGCTCTGGTACCGCGCCACCGACCACGCGCCGAGCGTGGTGTTCGCCCGGGTCGACGGTTTCGGCGACGCCCTGCTCGTCGCCCTGCTGGGGCTGGCGTTCGCGGCCCTGTTCGTCGCGGTCGGTCCCGCCGTCGCGCGGCTGCAGAGCTGGCCCGGCCGTGCCCTGCTGGCCCCGCTCGGGGGCGACCTCACCCGACGGGTCGCCGAGCTCGTCAGCACGCGGGCGGCGGCTCTGGACGCCCACGCGGCCGAGCTGCGTCGCATCGAACGGTCCCTGCACGACGGCTCGCAGAACCGGCTCGTCGCCGCGAACGTGCTCATCGGGGCGGCCCGTCGGGCCGTCGTCCGCGACCCCGCCACCGCCGACGAGCTGCTCGAGAAGGCGCAGGCGGCGACGGAGCAGGCGCTGGCCGAGCTCCGCGGGGTGGTGCGGTCCATCCTCCCGCCGGTCCTCGACCGCGGCCTGGCCGAGGCGCTGCACGGCCTGGCCGTCGGCTCGCCCGTCCCGTGCGTCGTGGCGGTGGACCTGGCGGAACGCTGCGCCGCCTCGGTGGAGGCGACCGCGTACTTCGCCGCGGCCGAGGCGGTATCGAACACCCGCCACAGCGGGGCGCGACAGGTGCGCGTCGACGCCCGTACGGTCGCCGGCGAGCTGCGGCTGCGGGTGGCCGACGACGGTCACGGGGGTGCCGACGGGCGGTCCGGGTCTGGGCTGACCGGCATCCGGCGGCGGGTCGAGGCGTACGACGGGACCTTCCGCCTGGACAGCCCTGCGGGCGGTCCGACGACCGTGGAGGTTGCGCTGCCGTGCGGGTCGTGA
- a CDS encoding 2-hydroxyacid dehydrogenase, producing MTLVWLPFTGPDEVRRRLGDLPPGLEVDYYGAGGEDVPASVDEVELYVLPYMQPGAKELMARMPRLRVVQTLTAGVDDVVPHVPDGVTLCNAAGVHDASTAELAVALMLASGRHLDVFARQQAESRWHSINGTALADQRVLIFGHGRIGQAIEARLAGFEVASITRVARRARDEPLVHSSDELLDLLAETDVLVIIAPLTPETDRVIGAEALSRLPDGALVVNVARGRLVDTDALLAETSSGRLRAALDVTDPEPLPADHPLWRVPDVLISPHVGGASSAFLPRADRLIKAQLARYAAGEPLINQVSTAR from the coding sequence GTGACCCTCGTGTGGCTGCCGTTCACCGGTCCGGACGAGGTGCGTCGTCGCCTCGGCGACCTGCCGCCGGGCCTTGAGGTCGACTACTACGGGGCCGGCGGCGAGGACGTGCCCGCCTCGGTCGACGAGGTGGAGCTCTACGTGCTGCCGTACATGCAGCCCGGCGCCAAGGAGCTCATGGCCCGGATGCCGCGGCTGCGGGTCGTGCAGACGTTGACCGCCGGCGTCGACGACGTCGTGCCGCACGTCCCGGACGGGGTGACGCTCTGCAACGCGGCGGGAGTGCACGACGCCAGCACCGCCGAGCTGGCCGTCGCCCTGATGCTGGCCAGCGGCCGCCACCTCGACGTGTTCGCCCGCCAGCAGGCCGAGAGCCGCTGGCACTCGATCAACGGGACGGCACTGGCGGACCAGCGCGTGCTGATCTTCGGCCACGGGCGCATCGGTCAGGCCATCGAGGCGCGGCTGGCGGGCTTCGAGGTCGCCTCGATCACGCGGGTCGCCCGCCGGGCCCGGGACGAGCCGCTCGTGCACAGCAGCGACGAGCTCCTCGACCTGCTGGCCGAGACCGACGTCCTCGTGATCATCGCCCCGCTCACGCCCGAGACGGACCGGGTCATCGGGGCGGAGGCCCTGAGCCGGCTGCCCGACGGCGCCCTGGTCGTCAACGTCGCGCGGGGCCGGCTCGTCGACACCGACGCGCTGCTGGCCGAGACGAGCAGCGGCCGGCTGCGCGCCGCGCTCGACGTCACCGACCCCGAGCCGCTGCCCGCCGACCACCCCCTGTGGCGGGTGCCGGACGTGCTGATCTCGCCCCACGTGGGTGGGGCGAGCTCAGCGTTCCTGCCGCGGGCGGACCGGTTGATCAAGGCCCAGCTGGCCCGCTACGCCGCCGGGGAGCCCTTGATCAACCAGGTGTCGACGGCGAGGTGA